A single genomic interval of Spinacia oleracea cultivar Varoflay chromosome 6, BTI_SOV_V1, whole genome shotgun sequence harbors:
- the LOC130463230 gene encoding uncharacterized protein: MSHYFVKTVYEKIIGPKRVIQWDNMVWNRLNIPKHRFICWLAVQDRLQTTAKLARFGVSNTASSLICGQADEDHKHLFFACPYSSRCISALKAWLGITYSTGNLKQLMRCIAHGRMSKFRRQVGFAMLAAAVYVVWSSRNGCFWNASFPTVQNMVARVKQNVRDRILVVLPKHVSRRDSLWFATLKQFRAVKQQQLQQQLTASAF, translated from the exons ATGTCTCATTACTTTGTGAAAACAGTTTATGAGAAAATCATTGGACCAAAACGTGTGATTCAGTGGGATAATATGGTGTGGAATAGGCTGAATATCCCTAAGCATAGATTCATATGTTGGTTGGCAGTGCAAGACAGGCTTCAAACCACTGCAAAATTGGCAAGATTTGGTGTTAGTAATACTGCAAGTTCCCTGATTTGTGGACAAGCTGATGAAGATCATAAGCATCtgttctttgcttgtccctataGCAGCAGATGCATTAGTGCTCTCAAAGCTTGGTTAGGGATTACTTATTCCACTGGTAACCTGAAGCAGCTCATGAGGTGTATTGCTCATGGCAGAATGTCAAAGTTTAGAAGGCAGGTTGGCTTTGCAATGCTAGCTGCTGCAGTGTATGTTGTTTGGTCAAGTAGGAATGGTTGTTTTTGGAATGCTTCCTTTCCAACTGTTCAGAATATGGTAGCTAGAGTTAAGCAAAATGTTAGAGATCGAATTTTGGTTGTTTTACCTAAACATGTATCTAGGAGAGATAGCTTGTGGTTTGCTACTCT CAAGCAATTTCGTGCAGTCAAGCAGCAACAACTGCAGCAACAACTAACTGCATCAGCCTTCTAG